The following is a genomic window from Xiphophorus couchianus chromosome 5, X_couchianus-1.0, whole genome shotgun sequence.
atgcaacgaaatttcattctgtatacaccctgtgcatgcaaaatgacaataaagtcagtctaagtctaagtctagatctcaacggggtttaactggttaaataaaggaaataataaaataaaaaaactaaaatagcacattttaataaataaatgcatcaatgAAAAAGCATGTAGCGTGATGTACATGTTGAGTTtactagaaaaaacaaaacttgaaaaaagtTAACACATGCCGTGACTCattcatttgtaaaaacttagaattgcattttcttttaaacttaaaatgatcTGTTAAATATCTTGAATTCCATGTAATCTTTTTGGTGTATATTGTAGAAAAGGTGGAACTGGTAAAACAGTCAGGAAAAccctgattggtgcatctctactagTCATAACAGTGTAAGTAAATTTCAGAGTGGATAGTTTCTAATTTTCCTGCAAATGGTGGATGTTGTAAATATGAGCAACCTATTTTTCtgaatcaatttaaaataatttgtccCAGCTATGTGCCACgtaaaactgcttttttaaatacgcagaaacaactgaaaactAAAGATGAGGTACAAATAAACAGTCCAGGTTAGTTAATGGATCCTGCTTTAAAACCCCTTGAAAAGGAAGTTGTTAAGCAGCCCTGCAGTGAGTTACCAGCCGGACCATCACAGCCTGGAGGGAAATAAAGACGCTTTTATCATCGCAGCGAAGCCACGTCTGccactgaggagaaaaagagaCTCCTTCATCAGACACACCTTAGGGATTTATTTCGACATCTGCCTTTCTGTGAAAGCTCACAGTCCGCAGAGGACAGTCGCACATTACAGGAATAAACTAGTTCACTTCTTCTCTAAATACGCAGGTTGTGCGATTTAAACCCCCCAGCAGCCTTGAAGGAATGACCCAATAGGGCTAGCTATAGCGGAACCCAGCTAACAGATCCTCACCTCTGCCAGCTCGGTAATCTGTTAACTTCAGTACTGCGGAGGTTCAGCTCGGTTCTCTGGTAGACGAGTCTCCGGGTCCAAACAGCTGCGAGTTCCGGTTCTCCGGTTCTGTTTGATTCGACAACGGTTCGTAAACCTGGACTGAAGCAGCGGGATGCAGGCGATACCAGTGGAGCGGAGTTCCTGTGGTAACTTTCTGAGCTGCAGCCTGAAGTTTCACTGAGCGGAAGGAGGTTCCTCGGCTCCCTCACTCACCACTCACCAATCCCCTACGCTCCTGGAAAAGCCTTCCGGAGGGggtttttcaaagtaaaagcacatatttttcacataaaaaaaatttgtatttattgaacattttccaaatgaTAATAGAGTGCatacaaattatttcacaattataTTGAAGGAGACTCATTTATCACCTATTTGGTTATAACAGCCTTATGGACGcatcttgtttttcttagtaGTCTAGGGAATGGACATTTATTGTATCATATCCTTTATCATTTATGgtgagaaatgtattttaagaatttatcaTTGTCActataaattccaattaatgatgtttgaaATCCTACGAAACTgtctgtattttcatttttactattttcttcgCTGTTTGTTCAATGCAAGtattaatgaatattaatacatttgaaaatatgattaaatgcagttactgagTGACGCAAATCCCacttttatgtgactggtgtcctaaagagcagtatttgtggaGCTAGGATCGTAGTCAGACAGTCACAGCTATACCTTACCTAAGAAAGGattaataaatagttcttatcacCGCTTTTATCAGTATCACAATAGTTCGACAAAATATCACCCATCCCTCTTTGTTAGCTAACAACTACAGTCTACTGTAGTTTAactcatattttattctatCTACTACCAACATGTACTACAGCATAATTGTTGTGCTGAAAAAAGGGATTCATGACTTTTCTTCCACAATCAAACTCTAAAGTCAAGCATGTACCTTGTAGTCAGTGATCACCCCCTTATTCTAGCATGCCTTTATAAAAATCCAAAGTAACCAATTGGCTGTACATGTATGTGATTTATGCTGCACTTTGTAGCACTGTTACCTTGATGTAAGATGTCCTGGGTCTGATTTTCCCCCCatggtactccagcttcctcccacagtaaTACACCAGTGagattaattggtctctaaacTGTCCTTAAGTGTTCATGGTAGTTTATTATCAGCATGTCTGAAACTACAACCATGTTGCATAAGTCTCAAggattttaaagatgttttatcaaggtctcagaggtttgttagacaacttcaaagaaaaagacagcaacacacacaccaatATTTTCAGGGGAAAGATTGTAGAAAAACCTACAGCAGGGTTATCTCAAGTCGGAGTACCAAAGAGTTAAAAAGCTGGAAACAATAACCAAGGCAAATGAGGGAGATAACAAATCTCCATAAATTACTGCCATggaatgacagaaaatgttcctGGGAAGGATTTTACCACAGCAGTAAAAGATAATTAATGTATCTAGTAAAGACTGGTACATGTCTTTACCAATGGAGACAGCTGTATATTTCAATGACCATGTCTGAAACTACAACCTTGTCGCATAAGTCACAACAGGAGTGAAGAGCTCTTAAAGGAATGATTACTTAAAGCTCAAAAGAAACAAGACAGATTTTGGTATTAAATGATGTAATGTGGTAAAATGTCTCAAAAGTAACACaaagaacaaatttattcaaaaatatttaatctagtcaatgcaaaaaaaaagtcataaaatgctTATGCTCATATCCAGgtgtcttttattaaaaaataaatataaaagataGCAGACGGTAGATTGTCACTTTCCAAATGGGATGGTTTTATTTGGAGGGCTCCACGGTGGAGGACTGTCCCGAAGTATTTCTTGTATCACTCTTTcgtcttttctcctcctctgctctcgatccttttttatctgtttgaaaAGCAAACAACAGTGAATATTTCTGCTCTTATCCGGTTAGATTTTCTTCAGCGTTGCTCTTACCAGCCAGTTTTCAAAGGTCTCTATGGCcatcttgtctttttcttccttcaggtACAGCTCTTCTTCtgcctttgttttcatttcttcatgCTCCCTCTTGAGCTTTTCGTGAAGaacatctttctttttgtcacacCTTATTCAGGTGAAGAAAAACAGGTAAAACAGATTGGGTTAACATTGACCTTATTGCAAAAGGTGTTTGTTGTAGAAGGGGTTAAAACAGGAACATCTAGCTGAGTTCGCCACCTTGTGGTTGGTGATTTTTCACAACCACATAGACGAGAATGAGGCAGGACAGAAGAATATTTTCAGCAGACGTGAGGTTGAACTGAATCTGCTGGGATGGAGTGGCAATACACTTCCAGCAATCatttcagtaaaattattttaaaaacagagacagacatAAGGTAATTTATACTCACCAGTCAGAAAAAGCAGATTTGCTTTCTCTctgcctttcttcttctttctcctgcTTCTTCAGCTTCTGTTTACTTTCATccactttctgctttctgtttctgtctcggAGCAGCTGATCACGCTCACGCTTCCAGTTCTCAAACACCTTTGTTATCAAAACACTGATCAGTATCAAGCTTACACACTTTCATGTCTCTTATAGtttcaaaatgcatttaaaataatttgtatcgGCACCTGTTTGGCAGattgtcttttttcttccttttcttctcccTCCCTTTGCTGTTTTCTAAtcatattttgtctttcttttgcttCGGCTTTAAggctttctgttttcttttctttccaggcTTCAAAAGAAGCGTTGGCATCTTCCTTTTTAGACTCCCTGTCCTGTTTATGGGCAGACAGACGGCCACTCATATAATGTTAATAACTACGTGTTCAGATTTACTTTAGAGATGGTAGAAATAAACTGAGATTCACCTTTTTCTGTTGTTCCTTCATAcgctcttctttcttcttcagctgcatgttctctcttgacttttcctttttctttttgagccATTCCTGTTGTGAGCACAGAGGGTTtatatgaaaatgatttatcaCATTGCAGTGTCGGGGGAATCTCTGACTTGACATTCTCCTTCAccacatgacaaaaaaatatatataccaGACCCTATGGTGACTAAATATGATGCAGAGACTCACTCTGACCTGgtaaactgcagctctgataGATTCTGCTGCTTGAGGAGAAGACTCCTGTAAGGACAGTTTCCGGTCCAGAACTTTGAGTGTTCCCAAATATTTTGACTCCACCTTTCTGGAGCATGCACTCTGAGACCTCTCAGTGGTCTTAGAGTGAGAACTGGAAGTCctaatgccagaaaaaaaattggccAATTACTTATTCAGTTTCCTTTATGCAGCAACATTAGTAAAGCCTGCTTCACTCACTTGGTGTCAAAGGATTTTTCAGGGGCATGAGAGCTTTGATCTGAAGGATCTCCTGCATGTCCCTAAGAGGGaaattcaatcaaatcaaatataaGTGTAACAAAAAATTATCCATCACAGCCATGTTAGATAAAGCACAGATTGACTTACATTAAATTCTTCAAATGATGAAGAATAGGGTCTCCCTTGCTCCTTGCTGTCGTCAGATATAAAGCcttctaaaacaataaatcaaatgtcAGCTGGAAGAGTGAGTCACTAATTTAACACTGCAGAGTGTGTCAGTACTTACCTCTGGAACCAGAATCAAACGTAGACCTGGTGACGAGTTGTGACTGTTCACTCTTATTTGAAAATGACTTGCTGGGGCTACATGAAGCTGTCTGGTCTCCATCTGTCCACTGCAATtaacaacacaaaaattaacTGCTGTTTCCTAGAAATTACTTCTGTATCACAAAACAGCACGTTGGTCAACACTGGGTGTCTTAAATGTACTTTGTAAATatataattctgttttttcaaTCCTAGGTGGAAGAAAATTATCAAACGATTATCATCCGacaaatatttatgaattagGCGAATGAgcattaagtgaaaaaaaaaaaacgagggAAAACTAGAAATTATGTAATTCTTACTGCTATGTTGCTGGATGCATCAGTTGAGAAGGGAATGGACATAGAAGATGTTTGGGGTCTGCTGAAATCCTGAAATTCACTTTCCTCCTCCGTTTTCTTCTGTGAGATGTGTGACTTCAGCCCAAGCGTTCTTTGCCGAGGTTTGGGTTTCGGTGGCTCCATCTCTGGAACACTGTCTGATTAGTCAAACAAAGTGTAAATATAAGGATAACTCTTTACAGCCTTGAAAAAAAGAGCTAATGGCAACAGACCAGTTGAAACAGTGTTGCAGAGGTGATGTCTAGACACTGGCGGCGTCTCAGAGGTTTCTTCCACGCCAGGATTTGTCTTATCTTCTTCTGGACCAGGCGTCTCCACCACACTGCCATCAGATGGCAACGGCAAAGAAAGAGAATCATCTGATGTTTTACACGGCAGACTTGAGGTCTGTTTTGTGAGTGGACCATTTGTCGGTTTTTCACTAGATGGATTAATTTGCGAGTTTTCAGCATTAACATTTATGGAGTTCTGAGGGTACAGAGAGGCTTCATTATGGACATTTCCATCATTATGGACATTTCCGTCATTAGGGGACTCATGTGGCTCGGACGCTGATGTGTCTTTTGAGTTAGAGCTGCTTCTGTGGGATTTCAGGAATGATACTTTCTTTGGCTTGGTGGGTTTGTCTTCTTCGTCTGAAAGCTCGAAGGTATTAAATGTCGCTTTACTCCTTCCTGCTTTGAAGGCATCAATCCtcttttttcttgattttagaAGTTTAtccaaaaaatctgaaaaacaacaagcaaaagGCAAAGTCAGTCATTGGACTAATTAATTTTATCTTACATATACTACTCAGTGGcttatttgttttcaaagaaagCACAATTAAAAGTTAAGAATGTGTTCCCACAGTAGGATTTCACAAAGTGTTAGACATGTCGATAAGAAGATACTTACACATGTTGAAAACTGATCTTAGAGTGTGAGTGAGGTTtgcatgaaatatatttatagatatttatatgctttattatatttatttatagctgAGAGTACCACTGCAATTGTATTGTATTCCAGTAacataatgacaaataaaaaatcttatgtCTTTATGTGCTGATAGCATAAAAGTGTTTTGAATGCCATATTAAGCTCAGTTAATTTACCATTAGTACACAATGTGGCAGACCAATTTCTGACAGATGCTGCTGTGGATGGTGAAGATAAAGCAAATgtcttcatatattttttttatcttcagagAGTTCAACTGATGTAAAACTGGGTATTTTCCTGTTTGAATTTTTCTATGTGATAGACATCAGTGTATTGTTTCCACTGGTGTGATTGCTGGAGATTTTTAATGGTAAACTTTTGCAAATCCAGCCTGTCCCTGTCTTTCTTTCCCCCACGTACATCTGTACGCTTACCATCTTCATCGTCGTTAATGccatcaaaataaaagtgttgttgTGCATTTGCTTTGCTCGCCCTGGAAGACACAGCAGCCTGAAGTTCATCCTACAACAGAATTGTTGAACAGGAGTTTACAGGGCTGATGCTTTACTGGTTTAAAAcccaaaaatacattaaagctcTTACCTGGAATGTAGTTCTTTTCGATGTTTTCGGACTTTTTGCATACGCAAGTGTCCTTAC
Proteins encoded in this region:
- the map9 gene encoding microtubule-associated protein 9, whose product is MMTDHEVRTLAYAKSPKTSKRTTFQDELQAAVSSRASKANAQQHFYFDGINDDEDDFLDKLLKSRKKRIDAFKAGRSKATFNTFELSDEEDKPTKPKKVSFLKSHRSSSNSKDTSASEPHESPNDGNVHNDGNVHNEASLYPQNSINVNAENSQINPSSEKPTNGPLTKQTSSLPCKTSDDSLSLPLPSDGSVVETPGPEEDKTNPGVEETSETPPVSRHHLCNTVSTDSVPEMEPPKPKPRQRTLGLKSHISQKKTEEESEFQDFSRPQTSSMSIPFSTDASSNIAWTDGDQTASCSPSKSFSNKSEQSQLVTRSTFDSGSREGFISDDSKEQGRPYSSSFEEFNGHAGDPSDQSSHAPEKSFDTKTSSSHSKTTERSQSACSRKVESKYLGTLKVLDRKLSLQESSPQAAESIRAAVYQEWLKKKKEKSRENMQLKKKEERMKEQQKKDRESKKEDANASFEAWKEKKTESLKAEAKERQNMIRKQQREGEEKEEKRQSAKQVFENWKRERDQLLRDRNRKQKVDESKQKLKKQEKEEERQRESKSAFSDWCDKKKDVLHEKLKREHEEMKTKAEEELYLKEEKDKMAIETFENWLIKKDREQRRRKDERVIQEILRDSPPPWSPPNKTIPFGK